The following proteins are encoded in a genomic region of Phalacrocorax carbo chromosome 2, bPhaCar2.1, whole genome shotgun sequence:
- the KLHL38 gene encoding kelch-like protein 38 isoform X1, with protein MEEGFTERFLFKDQDFSSELLKQLNALRQSGMLTDVTLCSGGSEIPCHRNVLASSSPYFKAMFCNDFRESRQPKVILKGIDAEILDQIILYVYTGEILISAENVLCLLETASMLQYAKLFEACSAYLQDKLTPDNCLSMIRLAKLLNCQSLNKKAKAMALKCFPEVASSEDLKNLCPLELIDYLGDDELCGEEEQVFETLMVWIRHDLQARQGYIQELFKKVRLQYVHPTFLFHFIANDSLVQASPTCRSILESARRHMFSLYSTNTPDIKPMVHVPRRYSNQEFLIIIGGRKNSQQTTRDVLLYDDKTNQWLSLAKLPVRLYKASAVSLHSNIFVLGGMPVTNKKSPVSDNIYIYSLKLNQWRLVEHMLVPRYSHRSLAYKNYILSFGGIGENQEILNSVERYDSIYNTCESMANMPVAVLHPAVAAKDQRVYLFGGEDIMQNPVRLIQVYHVSRNMWFRMETRVVKNVCAPAVVIGDQIIIVGGYTRRIIAYDTKGNKFVKCADMKDRRMHHGATVIKNKLYVTGGRCLTADNVIEDLDSLDCYDLETDTWTPKGKLPHKLFDHGCLTLQCVPCSTLL; from the exons atGGAGGAGGGATTCACTGAGAGGTTTCTCTTCAAAGACCAGGACTTCTCTTCCGAACTGCTGAAGCAGCTGAATGCTCTGCGGCAGAGCGGGATGCTGACTGATGTTACCCTCTGCTCCGGAGGCTCCGAAATCCCCTGCCATCGAAATGTGCTGGCTTCCAGCAGTCCATACTTCAAGGCAATGTTCTGTAATGACTTCAGAGAGAGTCGCCAGCCTAAAGTCATCCTGAAGGGCATCGACGCTGAGATTTTGGATCAGATTATTCTTTATGTTTACACAGGGGAGATTCTTATATCTGCTGAGAATGTCCTGTGCCTGTTGGAAACGGCCTCCATGCTGCAGTACGCTAAGCTGTTTGAGGCCTGCTCTGCCTACCTCCAGGACAAGCTGACTCCTGACAACTGTCTGAGCATGATCAGACTGGCAAAACTCTTGAACTGCCAAAGCCTGAATAAGAAAGCCAAGGCTAtggctttgaaatgttttcctgagGTGGCCTCTTCTGAGGACCTGAAGAACCTTTGTCCCTTGGAGCTTATCGATTACCTTGGGGATGATGAGCTCTGCGGCGAGGAGGAGCAGGTCTTTGAGACACTGATGGTCTGGATCCGACATGACCTCCAGGCAAGACAAGGCTATATCCAAGAGTTGTTCAAGAAGGTCCGGCTTCAGTACGTCCACCCAACTTTCCTCTTCCACTTCATTGCCAATGACTCCCTTGTTCAGGCCTCACCCACTTGCAGGAGCATCCTTGAGTCAGCCCGGAGACATATGTTTTCCTTGTACAGCACCAACACACCTGACATCAAGCCCATGGTGCACGTTCCTCGCAGATACTCCAACCAGGAGTTCCTCATCATCATTGGTGGCAGGAAGAACAGCCAGCAGACAACAAGGGATGTCCTGCTCTATGATGACAAGACAAACCAATGGCTAAGCCTGGCCAAACTTCCTGTGCGCCTGTACAAAGCCTCTGCAGTGAGCTTACACAGCAATATTTTTGTGCTTGGAGGGATGCCTGTTACCAATAAGAAAAGCCCAGTCAGtgataatatttatatttactcCCTCAAACTCAATCAGTGGAGGTTGGTTGAGCACATGTTAGTTCCACGTTACTCCCACAGAAGCTTGgcatataaaaattatattttatcatTCGGTGGAATTGGTGAAAACCAGGAAATCCTGAATTCTGTGGAAAGATACGATAGCATCTACAACACCTGTGAGAGCATGGCAAACATGCCTGTCGCTGTCCTTCACCCTGCTGTTGCTGCCAAAGATCAGAGGGTCTACCTCTTTGGGGGAGAAGATATTATGCAAAACCCTGTCCGGCTGATCCAG GTTTACCATGTCTCCAGGAATATGTGGTTTCGGATGGAGACCAGAGTGGTGAAGAATGTCTGTGCACCAGCTGTCGTGATTGGAGACCAGATCATCATCGTAGGTG GGTACACCCGGAGAATAATTGCTTATGATACAAAAGGCAACAAGTTTGTTAAATGTGCAGACATGAAGGACAGACGAATGCATCATGGGGCCACTGTCATCAAGAACAAGCTGTATGTCACAGGAGGACGTTGTCTCACCGCGGACAATGTCATCGAGGACTTGGATTCCCTGGACTGCTATGATCTAGAGACTGATACATGGACACCGAAGGGAAAACTGCCACACAAGCTCTTTGACCATGGGTGCCTTACACTCCAGTGTGTCCCCTGTTCTACCCTTCTCTAA
- the KLHL38 gene encoding kelch-like protein 38 isoform X2: MLTDVTLCSGGSEIPCHRNVLASSSPYFKAMFCNDFRESRQPKVILKGIDAEILDQIILYVYTGEILISAENVLCLLETASMLQYAKLFEACSAYLQDKLTPDNCLSMIRLAKLLNCQSLNKKAKAMALKCFPEVASSEDLKNLCPLELIDYLGDDELCGEEEQVFETLMVWIRHDLQARQGYIQELFKKVRLQYVHPTFLFHFIANDSLVQASPTCRSILESARRHMFSLYSTNTPDIKPMVHVPRRYSNQEFLIIIGGRKNSQQTTRDVLLYDDKTNQWLSLAKLPVRLYKASAVSLHSNIFVLGGMPVTNKKSPVSDNIYIYSLKLNQWRLVEHMLVPRYSHRSLAYKNYILSFGGIGENQEILNSVERYDSIYNTCESMANMPVAVLHPAVAAKDQRVYLFGGEDIMQNPVRLIQVYHVSRNMWFRMETRVVKNVCAPAVVIGDQIIIVGGYTRRIIAYDTKGNKFVKCADMKDRRMHHGATVIKNKLYVTGGRCLTADNVIEDLDSLDCYDLETDTWTPKGKLPHKLFDHGCLTLQCVPCSTLL; the protein is encoded by the exons ATGCTGACTGATGTTACCCTCTGCTCCGGAGGCTCCGAAATCCCCTGCCATCGAAATGTGCTGGCTTCCAGCAGTCCATACTTCAAGGCAATGTTCTGTAATGACTTCAGAGAGAGTCGCCAGCCTAAAGTCATCCTGAAGGGCATCGACGCTGAGATTTTGGATCAGATTATTCTTTATGTTTACACAGGGGAGATTCTTATATCTGCTGAGAATGTCCTGTGCCTGTTGGAAACGGCCTCCATGCTGCAGTACGCTAAGCTGTTTGAGGCCTGCTCTGCCTACCTCCAGGACAAGCTGACTCCTGACAACTGTCTGAGCATGATCAGACTGGCAAAACTCTTGAACTGCCAAAGCCTGAATAAGAAAGCCAAGGCTAtggctttgaaatgttttcctgagGTGGCCTCTTCTGAGGACCTGAAGAACCTTTGTCCCTTGGAGCTTATCGATTACCTTGGGGATGATGAGCTCTGCGGCGAGGAGGAGCAGGTCTTTGAGACACTGATGGTCTGGATCCGACATGACCTCCAGGCAAGACAAGGCTATATCCAAGAGTTGTTCAAGAAGGTCCGGCTTCAGTACGTCCACCCAACTTTCCTCTTCCACTTCATTGCCAATGACTCCCTTGTTCAGGCCTCACCCACTTGCAGGAGCATCCTTGAGTCAGCCCGGAGACATATGTTTTCCTTGTACAGCACCAACACACCTGACATCAAGCCCATGGTGCACGTTCCTCGCAGATACTCCAACCAGGAGTTCCTCATCATCATTGGTGGCAGGAAGAACAGCCAGCAGACAACAAGGGATGTCCTGCTCTATGATGACAAGACAAACCAATGGCTAAGCCTGGCCAAACTTCCTGTGCGCCTGTACAAAGCCTCTGCAGTGAGCTTACACAGCAATATTTTTGTGCTTGGAGGGATGCCTGTTACCAATAAGAAAAGCCCAGTCAGtgataatatttatatttactcCCTCAAACTCAATCAGTGGAGGTTGGTTGAGCACATGTTAGTTCCACGTTACTCCCACAGAAGCTTGgcatataaaaattatattttatcatTCGGTGGAATTGGTGAAAACCAGGAAATCCTGAATTCTGTGGAAAGATACGATAGCATCTACAACACCTGTGAGAGCATGGCAAACATGCCTGTCGCTGTCCTTCACCCTGCTGTTGCTGCCAAAGATCAGAGGGTCTACCTCTTTGGGGGAGAAGATATTATGCAAAACCCTGTCCGGCTGATCCAG GTTTACCATGTCTCCAGGAATATGTGGTTTCGGATGGAGACCAGAGTGGTGAAGAATGTCTGTGCACCAGCTGTCGTGATTGGAGACCAGATCATCATCGTAGGTG GGTACACCCGGAGAATAATTGCTTATGATACAAAAGGCAACAAGTTTGTTAAATGTGCAGACATGAAGGACAGACGAATGCATCATGGGGCCACTGTCATCAAGAACAAGCTGTATGTCACAGGAGGACGTTGTCTCACCGCGGACAATGTCATCGAGGACTTGGATTCCCTGGACTGCTATGATCTAGAGACTGATACATGGACACCGAAGGGAAAACTGCCACACAAGCTCTTTGACCATGGGTGCCTTACACTCCAGTGTGTCCCCTGTTCTACCCTTCTCTAA
- the ANXA13 gene encoding annexin A13 isoform X2: MGSSHSTNKHHHHGFDADRDAKKIHSACKGAGTDEKKIIEILSSRTSEQRQQIKQKYKALYSKDLENDLKGDLSGNFEKAVLALLDLPCEYEARELQAAMKGAGTDESLLIEILCTRNNKEIVNIKEAYKRLFDRDLESDVKSDTSGSLQNILVTVLEASRDEDQQVNAELAEQDATDLYKAGEGRWGTEELAFNVVLAKRSYSQLRATFEAYEKVCGKDIEESIKSETSGDLEKAYLTLVSCAKDCPGYFATLLHKSMKGSGTDEKTLIRILVTRAESDLPAIKEKFQQMYKKSLAEAVRSDTSGDFRKLLLALLH, encoded by the exons TCAACCAATAAACACCATCATCATGGGTTTGATGCAGACCGAGATGCCAAGAAAATACATAGCGCCTGTAAAGGAGCAG gaacagatgaaaagaaaattattgaaatCTTGTCGAGTCGAACATCAGAGCAGagacaacaaataaaacagaagtacaAGGCTCTGTATAGCAAG GATTTGGAAAATGACCTGAAGGGAGACCTGAGTGGGAATTTTGAAAAGgctgtgctggctctgctggaCCTGCCCTGCGAGTATGAGGCCCGAGAGCTTCAGGCAGCAATGAAGGGCGCTGGGACTGATGAGTCACTGCTGATTGAGATTCTCTGCACACGAAACAATAAG GAAATTGTAAATATAAAGGAGGCATACAAACGGC tcTTTGATAGGGATCTAGAGTCTGATGTTAAAAGTGACACAAGTGGCTCCCTACAGAATATATTAGTCACTGTGCTAGAG GCAAGCCGAGATGAGGACCAGCAGGTCAATGCAGAGCTCGCTGAGCAAGATGCCACAGATCTGTATAAA GCAGGAGAAGGCCGCTGGGGAACAGAGGAGCTGGCTTTCAATGTGGTCTTAGCAAAGAGAAGCTATAGTCAGCTGAGAGCTACTTTTGAAGCCTATGAAAAG GTGTGTGGAAAGGACATAGAAGAATCCATTAAAAGTGAAACATCTGGAGATCTGGAGAAGGCTTATCTCACtcttg TCAGCTGTGCCAAAGACTGCCCAGGTTACTTCGCTACACTGCTACACAAGTCGATGAAAGGAAGTGGGACTGATGAAAAGACCTTGATTCGCATCCTTGTGACCAGGGCGGAG AGTGACCTGCCAGCAATAAAGGAGAAGTTCCAGCAAATGTACAAGAAGTCGTTAGCTGAAGCTGTCCGATCTGATACCTCTGGGGACTTCAGAAAGTTGCTGCTGGCTCTTTTGCACTAA
- the ANXA13 gene encoding annexin A13 isoform X1 has product MGSSHSKSYSLTEDVRKPTVGTTSLSADEPSTNKHHHHGFDADRDAKKIHSACKGAGTDEKKIIEILSSRTSEQRQQIKQKYKALYSKDLENDLKGDLSGNFEKAVLALLDLPCEYEARELQAAMKGAGTDESLLIEILCTRNNKEIVNIKEAYKRLFDRDLESDVKSDTSGSLQNILVTVLEASRDEDQQVNAELAEQDATDLYKAGEGRWGTEELAFNVVLAKRSYSQLRATFEAYEKVCGKDIEESIKSETSGDLEKAYLTLVSCAKDCPGYFATLLHKSMKGSGTDEKTLIRILVTRAESDLPAIKEKFQQMYKKSLAEAVRSDTSGDFRKLLLALLH; this is encoded by the exons TCAACCAATAAACACCATCATCATGGGTTTGATGCAGACCGAGATGCCAAGAAAATACATAGCGCCTGTAAAGGAGCAG gaacagatgaaaagaaaattattgaaatCTTGTCGAGTCGAACATCAGAGCAGagacaacaaataaaacagaagtacaAGGCTCTGTATAGCAAG GATTTGGAAAATGACCTGAAGGGAGACCTGAGTGGGAATTTTGAAAAGgctgtgctggctctgctggaCCTGCCCTGCGAGTATGAGGCCCGAGAGCTTCAGGCAGCAATGAAGGGCGCTGGGACTGATGAGTCACTGCTGATTGAGATTCTCTGCACACGAAACAATAAG GAAATTGTAAATATAAAGGAGGCATACAAACGGC tcTTTGATAGGGATCTAGAGTCTGATGTTAAAAGTGACACAAGTGGCTCCCTACAGAATATATTAGTCACTGTGCTAGAG GCAAGCCGAGATGAGGACCAGCAGGTCAATGCAGAGCTCGCTGAGCAAGATGCCACAGATCTGTATAAA GCAGGAGAAGGCCGCTGGGGAACAGAGGAGCTGGCTTTCAATGTGGTCTTAGCAAAGAGAAGCTATAGTCAGCTGAGAGCTACTTTTGAAGCCTATGAAAAG GTGTGTGGAAAGGACATAGAAGAATCCATTAAAAGTGAAACATCTGGAGATCTGGAGAAGGCTTATCTCACtcttg TCAGCTGTGCCAAAGACTGCCCAGGTTACTTCGCTACACTGCTACACAAGTCGATGAAAGGAAGTGGGACTGATGAAAAGACCTTGATTCGCATCCTTGTGACCAGGGCGGAG AGTGACCTGCCAGCAATAAAGGAGAAGTTCCAGCAAATGTACAAGAAGTCGTTAGCTGAAGCTGTCCGATCTGATACCTCTGGGGACTTCAGAAAGTTGCTGCTGGCTCTTTTGCACTAA